AATATTTTTTAGGAACTACATAGATAATGTAGCGAAAGATTGTTTAAAGAACGGAATAACATTAGATAGTGTATCAAGCACATCGTTAGATGTTGATGGTGCTTTGGGTAGTTTAAAAATAGAATTAAAAGCAGCATTATTACAATGCATTATTAGTTGTCGATTTAATGGTGTTGGATACATTTTAGTAAAGACAGCCGATCAGTTTTTTGATTTAGATGTAGAAGTAAATAATGAATTACCAATTGGATTTATGTATTTAGATTATTCTAAAGTACATGACATTGGACCAGAAAGTAG
The Borrelia hispanica CRI DNA segment above includes these coding regions:
- a CDS encoding anti-CBASS protein Acb1 family protein, which gives rise to MKLNFRLNVRDLYKYSIFFRNYIDNVAKDCLKNGITLDSVSSTSLDVDGALGSLKIELKAALLQCIISCRFNGVGYILVKTADQFFDLDVEVNNELPIGFMYLDYSKVHDIGPES